The following proteins are encoded in a genomic region of Sorangiineae bacterium MSr12523:
- a CDS encoding NAD-dependent epimerase/dehydratase family protein — MASDSKSGQLSAATRPRESGRKTALRDSRGGPVVALTGAASFLGTNVIGLLEEDERVERIVAIDIKAPSTAGKKTRSYEVDFTQPTAEARLAEVLAAERADIVVHLAFLANPTPASAWAHELESVGTMHVLVAARHAQVRKVVMWSQTLLYGAHPSNPNFLSERHPLRADRHEPFFVDKVEAEAEASKFARRSPGSVVTVLRMAPLLGPTVHNYMTRYLAHRMVPTMMGFDPLLQFLHEVDAIAALKLAIDRDVPGTFNIVGDGVLPLSTVIKLAGRIALPIPHPVAESICALGWLAQVAEVPPAFLKYLRFLCVADGTKAQKEMGFRPAYTTREALLDFVSAQRLRDVKLLQENVA, encoded by the coding sequence ATGGCCTCCGATTCGAAATCTGGACAGCTTTCCGCTGCTACCCGCCCGCGGGAAAGCGGCCGCAAGACCGCTCTGCGTGACAGCCGAGGCGGTCCGGTCGTGGCTCTGACCGGCGCAGCATCTTTCTTGGGCACGAACGTCATTGGCTTGTTGGAGGAGGACGAGCGCGTCGAGCGCATCGTCGCCATCGACATCAAGGCGCCTTCCACAGCCGGGAAAAAGACCCGTAGTTACGAGGTCGACTTCACCCAGCCCACGGCCGAAGCCCGGCTTGCGGAAGTGCTCGCTGCCGAACGTGCCGACATTGTGGTTCACCTGGCGTTTCTGGCGAACCCAACGCCGGCGAGCGCCTGGGCTCACGAGCTCGAGAGCGTCGGGACGATGCACGTCCTGGTGGCCGCGCGGCATGCGCAGGTCCGCAAGGTCGTGATGTGGTCTCAGACCTTGCTGTACGGAGCACATCCGTCCAACCCGAATTTTCTTTCCGAGCGGCATCCGCTCCGGGCCGACCGGCACGAGCCGTTCTTCGTCGACAAGGTCGAGGCCGAGGCCGAAGCGAGCAAGTTCGCGCGGCGCTCGCCGGGGTCGGTGGTGACCGTCCTGCGAATGGCCCCCCTGCTGGGCCCGACGGTGCACAACTACATGACGCGCTACCTCGCGCATCGGATGGTGCCCACGATGATGGGCTTCGATCCGCTGCTGCAGTTCCTGCACGAGGTCGACGCGATTGCCGCGCTCAAGCTGGCCATCGACCGCGACGTGCCGGGTACGTTCAACATCGTCGGCGACGGGGTGCTGCCCCTCAGCACCGTCATCAAGCTGGCCGGACGCATCGCCCTGCCGATCCCGCACCCGGTGGCCGAGTCCATCTGCGCGCTGGGCTGGTTGGCTCAGGTGGCGGAGGTGCCCCCGGCGTTCCTCAAGTATTTGCGCTTTCTCTGCGTCGCCGATGGTACGAAGGCGCAGAAGGAAATGGGATTCCGCCCGGCTTACACCACCCGCGAAGCGCTGCTGGATTTCGTGAGCGCCCAACGACTGCGCGACGTCAAGCTGCTGCAGGAGAACGTGGCATGA
- a CDS encoding serine/threonine protein kinase, with translation MGNSSHAVPPRLGPYELIERLATGGMAEVYLARRAGPRGFQKLVAVKRILPQLARDPDFVAMFVDEARVCANLSHPNIVQVFDFGEQDEELYMAMEYVDGTTGARLIRAAAARGEELPLEVSLHVALSILRGLEYAHAARDRKGRPLNLVHRDVSPGNVLIDRSGAVKLTDFGIARASDFERRTDQGQLKGKLGYMSPEQVTGRELDARSDLFTVGIVLAELVTLRPLFSGGRELDVLLRIRDADLGPIDRAGSLLPDDVKSVLLRALARDKLLRYSNAAVFAEAIEEIIRRRRLQVGPARLSAWIERLGLIDGPDVSSDNEPSRPGTAILEPDEVVRNDPRGDGSYDSGGSYEVAPQIYRVDLGDGTASQPMSYPRVIELFATGAIGSRSLVARESGRFKPALHYKEFARFVTSPALRWDDDADGAEKSTLDRATLPAYLFQLALERETGVLVFRNEEKQKKIFLVEGAPEFVASTDRRELLGEHLVATGQVLRMEVEMALAMLPKFGGRLGDALVGLGVLRPIELFRAIHDQTQMRYMDVLGWPDANISFTRGARSHEETFPLGVDPFELIARGIREGYPVDELAQLLGPIEDDVLERVPNPPVRIEVLRLPERESYILRKVDGTSSLRALIGQMTNLKIADADDVMRAVFVGLSCEVLRSIRWTALHPDSGIRRSGASKVRLGR, from the coding sequence GTGGGCAACTCGAGCCATGCCGTGCCGCCCCGGCTCGGGCCGTACGAGCTCATTGAACGCCTTGCCACGGGTGGCATGGCCGAGGTGTATCTGGCGCGCCGGGCTGGACCGCGCGGTTTCCAGAAGCTCGTCGCGGTCAAGCGCATCCTTCCGCAGCTGGCGCGCGATCCCGACTTCGTCGCGATGTTCGTGGACGAGGCGCGGGTGTGTGCCAACCTCTCGCACCCGAACATCGTCCAAGTGTTCGACTTCGGCGAGCAGGACGAAGAGCTGTACATGGCCATGGAGTACGTGGACGGCACGACGGGCGCCCGCCTGATTCGCGCCGCCGCGGCCCGCGGGGAGGAGCTCCCGCTGGAGGTGTCGCTCCACGTGGCCCTCAGCATTTTGCGCGGCCTGGAATACGCCCATGCGGCACGCGATCGCAAAGGCCGGCCCCTCAACCTGGTGCACCGCGATGTGTCGCCGGGCAATGTGCTCATCGATCGGTCGGGCGCGGTGAAGCTGACGGACTTCGGCATTGCGCGCGCCTCGGACTTCGAGCGGCGCACCGACCAGGGGCAGCTCAAAGGCAAGCTCGGTTACATGTCGCCGGAGCAGGTGACGGGGCGCGAGCTCGACGCGCGGAGCGATCTGTTCACCGTGGGCATCGTCCTCGCGGAGCTGGTGACCTTGCGCCCTCTTTTCTCGGGCGGCCGGGAGCTCGATGTGCTTCTGCGCATCCGCGACGCGGATCTCGGGCCCATCGATCGAGCGGGCTCGCTTTTGCCCGACGATGTGAAATCGGTGCTTCTGCGCGCGCTCGCGCGGGACAAGCTGCTGCGCTACTCCAACGCGGCCGTCTTCGCGGAGGCCATCGAGGAAATCATCCGCCGTCGCCGTCTGCAGGTCGGCCCCGCGCGGCTCTCGGCATGGATCGAACGGCTCGGTTTGATCGATGGCCCCGATGTCTCCAGCGACAACGAGCCAAGCCGTCCGGGCACCGCCATCCTCGAGCCCGACGAGGTGGTTCGCAACGATCCGCGTGGCGATGGCTCCTACGACAGCGGCGGCTCCTACGAGGTGGCACCGCAGATTTACCGGGTCGACTTGGGCGACGGCACAGCGAGCCAGCCCATGTCGTATCCCCGGGTCATCGAGCTGTTCGCCACGGGCGCCATCGGCAGCCGTTCCCTCGTGGCGCGCGAGTCGGGGCGCTTCAAGCCGGCGCTGCACTACAAAGAGTTCGCGCGCTTCGTCACGAGCCCGGCGTTGCGTTGGGACGACGACGCCGACGGTGCCGAAAAGAGCACGCTCGATCGCGCCACACTCCCGGCGTACTTGTTCCAATTGGCGCTGGAACGGGAAACGGGGGTGCTGGTCTTCCGCAACGAGGAGAAGCAGAAGAAGATTTTCCTCGTGGAGGGCGCCCCGGAGTTCGTGGCGTCCACGGATCGCCGCGAGCTGCTCGGTGAGCACTTGGTGGCGACGGGTCAGGTGCTGCGGATGGAGGTCGAGATGGCGCTGGCCATGCTGCCGAAGTTCGGCGGGCGGCTGGGCGATGCGCTGGTGGGCCTCGGCGTGCTGCGGCCCATCGAGCTTTTTCGCGCGATCCACGATCAGACGCAGATGCGCTACATGGACGTTCTCGGCTGGCCGGACGCGAACATCAGCTTCACGCGCGGCGCGCGCTCGCACGAGGAGACGTTCCCCCTCGGCGTCGACCCGTTCGAGCTCATCGCGCGCGGCATCCGCGAGGGCTATCCGGTGGACGAGCTCGCGCAGCTCCTCGGCCCGATCGAGGACGACGTTCTCGAGCGAGTGCCGAACCCGCCGGTGCGCATCGAGGTGCTGCGTCTGCCCGAGCGCGAGTCGTACATCTTACGCAAGGTCGATGGCACGAGCTCGCTGCGGGCGCTCATCGGGCAGATGACCAACTTGAAGATCGCCGACGCCGACGATGTGATGCGCGCGGTGTTCGTCGGGCTCTCGTGCGAGGTTCTGCGTTCGATCCGGTGGACGGCGCTTCATCCCGACAGCGGCATCCGGCGCTCGGGTGCTTCGAAGGTGCGGCTCGGTCGATAG
- a CDS encoding GNAT family N-acetyltransferase: protein MVSVVPLDAAHLEGWAALFEACHCSCYCRYWHFIGTTNDWLARTAFSADVNRNEHEQALLAGDPAARGLVALAGDAVVGWMKLVPRTSVTKLRKGRVYGALDLGADEGVYSIGCFLVHPEHREKGVARALVRGADDAVRAWGGRAVEAYPRRSHDELRPEEVWMGPEQIYIDAGYTHVAGEPPYPVYRKELNTQG from the coding sequence ATGGTGAGCGTCGTCCCGCTCGATGCGGCCCATCTCGAAGGGTGGGCCGCCCTGTTCGAGGCGTGCCACTGTTCCTGTTACTGCCGCTATTGGCATTTCATCGGCACGACGAACGACTGGCTCGCACGCACCGCCTTCTCCGCCGACGTGAACCGCAACGAGCACGAGCAAGCGCTGCTCGCAGGCGATCCGGCCGCACGCGGGTTGGTGGCGCTTGCCGGCGACGCCGTCGTCGGCTGGATGAAGCTCGTCCCGCGCACGAGCGTGACCAAGCTGCGCAAAGGCCGCGTCTACGGGGCGCTGGATCTCGGTGCAGACGAAGGCGTCTACAGCATCGGGTGCTTTCTCGTGCACCCGGAGCATCGCGAAAAGGGCGTGGCCCGCGCCCTCGTTCGAGGCGCGGACGACGCCGTACGCGCGTGGGGCGGGCGCGCCGTCGAAGCGTACCCGCGACGATCCCACGACGAGCTCCGGCCCGAGGAAGTGTGGATGGGGCCGGAGCAGATCTACATCGATGCAGGATACACGCACGTCGCCGGGGAGCCGCCCTACCCCGTTTATCGGAAAGAGTTGAACACTCAGGGATAG
- the gatA gene encoding Asp-tRNA(Asn)/Glu-tRNA(Gln) amidotransferase subunit GatA, whose amino-acid sequence MASHDEVIAIAERVRSGETSALDVTQAALAGIEAKNGRLNAFLTVSHESALDQARAVDAKRARGEKLGPLAGVPIGIKDALCTRGVVTTAASKILQGYVPPYDATVVARLRAADAIIIGKTNMDEFAMGSSNENSAYGPVKNPWDPERTPGGSSGGSAAAVAARMVSATLGSDTGGSIRQPAALTGTVGIKPTYGRVSRFGLIAFASSLDQVGPFATDVRGAARVLGVISGKDSKDATSLGAPVDDYEGACGKSVKGLRIGVPAEYFAKGLDPEVEASIRAAISELEAEGCVVRPVKLPHTRYALATYYIIADAEASSNLARFDGVRYGLRVEPSGPGKADLKAMYGATRDAGFGTEVKRRILLGTFVLSAGYYDAYYLKAQKVRTLIRRDFEEAFREVDVICSPTSPTPAFRLGEKVDDPLAMYLNDVYTLPASLAGIPGCSVPAKPTASGLPVGLQIVAPWLEESKMFSVAAAFEARSPGLVPPQAS is encoded by the coding sequence ATGGCAAGCCACGACGAGGTGATTGCGATCGCCGAACGGGTTCGCTCGGGCGAGACGAGTGCGCTGGACGTGACCCAGGCCGCGCTGGCGGGCATCGAGGCGAAGAACGGCAGGTTGAACGCGTTCCTGACGGTGTCGCACGAGAGCGCGCTCGATCAGGCACGCGCGGTCGATGCAAAGCGCGCCCGCGGAGAGAAACTGGGCCCCCTCGCCGGCGTTCCCATTGGGATCAAGGATGCGTTGTGCACGCGCGGGGTGGTGACCACCGCAGCGTCGAAGATCCTCCAGGGTTACGTCCCACCGTACGATGCGACCGTGGTGGCGCGGCTGCGCGCGGCCGATGCGATCATCATCGGCAAGACGAACATGGACGAGTTCGCGATGGGCTCGTCGAACGAAAACAGCGCGTACGGTCCGGTGAAGAATCCGTGGGATCCGGAGCGCACGCCGGGCGGCTCGTCCGGCGGAAGCGCGGCGGCGGTGGCAGCACGCATGGTGAGCGCCACGCTGGGAAGCGATACCGGTGGCTCGATCCGGCAGCCCGCGGCGTTGACGGGAACCGTGGGCATCAAGCCGACGTACGGGCGCGTATCGCGCTTCGGGCTCATCGCCTTCGCGTCGAGCCTCGATCAAGTGGGCCCCTTCGCCACGGACGTGCGTGGCGCGGCGCGCGTGCTCGGGGTCATCTCCGGCAAGGATTCGAAGGACGCGACCTCGCTGGGCGCGCCGGTGGACGACTACGAGGGCGCGTGCGGCAAGTCCGTCAAAGGACTGCGCATCGGCGTCCCCGCCGAGTACTTCGCCAAGGGGCTCGATCCCGAGGTGGAGGCGAGCATCCGCGCGGCCATTTCCGAGCTGGAGGCCGAAGGCTGCGTCGTGCGCCCGGTGAAGCTTCCGCACACGCGCTACGCCTTGGCGACGTATTACATCATCGCGGACGCGGAGGCCTCGAGCAACCTGGCGCGCTTCGACGGCGTTCGCTACGGCCTTCGCGTGGAGCCTTCGGGGCCGGGCAAAGCCGACCTCAAGGCCATGTACGGCGCCACGCGCGATGCGGGCTTCGGCACCGAAGTGAAGCGGCGCATTCTGCTCGGCACCTTCGTGCTCTCGGCGGGGTATTACGATGCGTATTACTTGAAGGCGCAGAAGGTCCGGACCTTGATCCGCCGCGACTTCGAGGAGGCGTTCCGCGAGGTCGACGTCATCTGTTCGCCGACGTCGCCGACACCCGCGTTTCGCCTGGGCGAGAAGGTGGACGATCCCCTCGCCATGTATTTGAACGACGTCTACACGCTCCCCGCGAGCCTCGCGGGCATTCCGGGCTGCAGCGTCCCGGCCAAACCGACGGCATCGGGGCTCCCGGTGGGCCTGCAGATCGTCGCGCCCTGGCTCGAGGAATCGAAGATGTTTTCGGTGGCCGCCGCCTTCGAGGCGCGTTCGCCGGGCTTGGTGCCGCCGCAGGCCTCCTGA
- the gatC gene encoding Asp-tRNA(Asn)/Glu-tRNA(Gln) amidotransferase subunit GatC yields the protein MTTRIDRAQVEHIAQLASLVLADDETERLTRELAEMVRYVEELNELDTSNVEPTAYVQLERSELRGDAVEASLQRDETLAQAPQSAHGGFAVPTFVEN from the coding sequence ATGACGACACGCATCGATCGCGCGCAGGTGGAGCACATTGCTCAGCTTGCATCGCTTGTTTTGGCGGATGACGAGACGGAGCGCCTCACGCGCGAGCTCGCCGAGATGGTGCGGTACGTCGAAGAGTTGAACGAACTGGACACGTCGAACGTGGAGCCGACGGCGTACGTACAACTGGAGCGCAGCGAGTTGCGCGGCGACGCGGTCGAGGCTTCGTTGCAGCGGGACGAAACGCTGGCGCAGGCGCCGCAGTCGGCCCACGGTGGCTTTGCCGTCCCCACGTTCGTGGAGAACTGA
- the rpsB gene encoding 30S ribosomal protein S2 — translation MTQESINAQGLPQLRGDFPLPLKALLDAGVHFGHQTKRWNPKMRPYIYGARNGIHIIDLDQTARLFQRAFNFVQETVGRGGHLLMIGTKRQAQEIVQEEATRSGSFYVVNRWLGGTLTNFRTIKQGLDRMRQLERMKDDGTYLQLPKKEVSRLEKERERFEKYVGGLKNMGSLPSAVFIIDPAKEVIAVQEAKKLQIPLVAIADTNCDPDLIDYPIPGNDDAIRSIRLITARLADAVLEGAQRRKDTVGREGEERGRAPAADVYQSGRRGGERGERGDTRRDGGAPN, via the coding sequence ATGACCCAAGAATCGATCAACGCCCAAGGTCTGCCCCAACTCCGCGGTGATTTTCCCCTCCCGCTCAAGGCCCTGCTGGACGCAGGCGTCCACTTTGGGCACCAGACCAAGCGCTGGAATCCGAAAATGCGCCCGTACATCTACGGTGCGCGCAACGGCATCCACATCATCGACCTCGACCAGACGGCCCGCCTCTTCCAGCGCGCGTTCAACTTCGTGCAAGAGACCGTCGGCCGCGGCGGCCACCTCCTCATGATCGGCACCAAGCGCCAGGCGCAGGAAATCGTGCAAGAGGAAGCCACCCGCTCGGGCTCGTTCTACGTCGTCAATCGCTGGCTCGGCGGCACGCTCACCAACTTCCGCACCATCAAGCAGGGCCTCGATCGCATGCGTCAGTTGGAGCGCATGAAGGACGACGGCACGTACTTGCAGCTGCCGAAGAAGGAAGTGTCGCGCCTCGAGAAGGAGCGTGAGCGCTTCGAGAAGTACGTCGGTGGTCTGAAGAACATGGGCTCCTTGCCCAGCGCGGTCTTCATCATCGACCCGGCGAAGGAAGTCATCGCCGTGCAAGAGGCGAAGAAGCTGCAGATCCCGCTCGTGGCCATCGCGGACACGAACTGCGATCCCGATCTCATCGACTACCCGATCCCGGGCAACGACGATGCGATCCGCTCGATCCGCCTCATCACCGCCCGTCTCGCCGACGCGGTCCTCGAAGGTGCGCAGCGCCGCAAGGACACCGTGGGCCGTGAGGGCGAGGAGCGCGGTCGCGCTCCGGCAGCCGACGTTTACCAGAGCGGCCGCCGCGGCGGTGAGCGCGGTGAGCGTGGTGACACGCGTCGCGACGGCGGCGCCCCGAACTGA
- the tsf gene encoding translation elongation factor Ts: MAEISLALIKELRERTQAGMSDCKSALVEAEGDLEKAIEVIQKKGLLKGQARAGKVATEGEVRTWVEGDGTRGIIVEVNCQTDFVARGDDFRNFVGKVVELAQSAQRPTAADASALLATKVPGTDDTLDTVRLALVGKTGENTVVRRWDVLKAASANELVLAYVHMGGKLAVLVRAEAPNAAGRNSADFKQFVENVAMQIAAMSPLVVRKEEISEAQVAKQKEIYEAQLREEAKPKPEASWPKIIEGKVAKWYTEVTLLGQDNVWAPEKGTIDAVRAEVGKALGGEVKVHEFVRFALGEGIEKKTDDLAAEVAKMTAG, from the coding sequence ATGGCCGAGATTTCACTCGCATTGATAAAGGAACTACGTGAGCGCACCCAAGCCGGAATGAGCGACTGCAAGAGCGCGCTCGTGGAGGCGGAGGGCGACCTGGAAAAGGCCATCGAGGTCATCCAGAAGAAGGGTCTGCTCAAGGGCCAGGCCCGCGCCGGCAAGGTCGCGACCGAGGGCGAAGTGCGCACCTGGGTCGAGGGCGACGGCACGCGCGGCATCATCGTCGAAGTCAACTGCCAGACGGACTTCGTTGCCCGTGGCGACGACTTCCGCAACTTCGTCGGCAAGGTCGTGGAGCTCGCGCAGTCGGCGCAGCGCCCCACCGCGGCGGACGCCTCGGCGCTGCTCGCGACGAAGGTGCCCGGCACGGACGACACGCTGGACACGGTTCGTCTCGCGCTGGTCGGCAAGACCGGTGAGAACACCGTCGTTCGTCGTTGGGACGTGCTCAAGGCCGCGAGCGCGAACGAGCTCGTTCTCGCCTACGTGCACATGGGCGGCAAGCTCGCCGTTCTCGTGCGCGCCGAGGCCCCGAATGCGGCAGGCCGCAACTCGGCGGACTTCAAGCAGTTCGTCGAGAACGTCGCGATGCAGATCGCGGCCATGAGCCCGCTGGTCGTGCGCAAGGAGGAGATCTCCGAGGCGCAGGTGGCGAAGCAGAAGGAGATCTACGAGGCCCAGCTCCGCGAGGAAGCCAAGCCGAAGCCGGAAGCTTCGTGGCCCAAGATCATCGAGGGCAAGGTTGCCAAGTGGTACACCGAGGTGACGCTGCTCGGTCAGGACAACGTCTGGGCGCCCGAGAAGGGCACCATCGACGCAGTCCGCGCCGAAGTCGGCAAGGCGCTCGGCGGCGAGGTGAAGGTGCACGAGTTCGTGCGCTTCGCGCTGGGTGAGGGCATCGAGAAGAAGACCGACGATCTCGCGGCCGAAGTGGCCAAGATGACCGCCGGCTGA
- a CDS encoding polysaccharide deacetylase family protein: MKLCAVSVDLDEIPNYFRIHGLGEPGPLSRHAVYDVAIDRLLAMAAAGGMPLTLFAIGSDLARPESATKLRQAREAGHEMANHTLDHRYDLTRLERAEIAHQIGAGADAIERATGERPVGFRAPGYTITDQVFSVLRELEVTYDSSVFPCPAYYAAKAAALGMIRLRGRTSHSVLDTPRVLTAPVQPYRAGVPYWKPAQEGVLELPVQVTRGLRLPVIGTSITLAGPARARMLTRMCVGMPLVNLELHGIDVLDAGDGLDALLPYQPDVRVSRERKLESLHAAFDTLRNAGYSFVTLREAAAAFS, encoded by the coding sequence GTGAAGCTCTGCGCGGTCAGCGTGGATCTCGACGAGATCCCGAATTACTTCCGAATCCACGGGCTCGGGGAGCCGGGCCCGTTGTCGAGGCATGCTGTCTACGACGTCGCCATCGATCGCTTGCTGGCGATGGCGGCCGCAGGTGGCATGCCTTTGACTTTGTTTGCCATTGGCTCCGATCTAGCGCGCCCCGAGTCGGCGACGAAGCTTCGCCAAGCGCGCGAAGCCGGCCACGAGATGGCCAACCACACGCTGGATCACCGCTACGATTTGACGCGCCTCGAGCGCGCGGAGATTGCTCACCAGATTGGCGCGGGTGCCGATGCCATCGAGCGGGCCACCGGCGAGCGGCCCGTCGGCTTTCGAGCGCCGGGCTACACCATCACCGACCAAGTGTTCTCGGTGCTGCGCGAGCTCGAGGTGACCTACGACTCCTCGGTGTTTCCGTGCCCCGCGTACTACGCGGCCAAGGCGGCGGCGCTGGGCATGATCCGGCTGCGCGGGCGCACGAGCCACTCGGTGCTCGACACGCCGCGCGTGCTCACCGCACCGGTGCAGCCCTACCGGGCCGGCGTTCCCTATTGGAAGCCGGCGCAAGAGGGGGTTCTCGAGCTGCCCGTTCAAGTGACGCGCGGCTTGCGGCTGCCGGTCATCGGCACGTCGATCACGCTGGCAGGGCCGGCGCGCGCACGCATGCTCACGCGCATGTGCGTTGGGATGCCGCTGGTCAACCTGGAGCTTCACGGCATCGACGTTCTCGATGCGGGCGACGGACTCGATGCGCTGCTGCCGTACCAGCCCGACGTGCGCGTGAGCCGCGAGCGCAAGCTCGAATCGCTGCATGCGGCGTTCGATACGCTGCGCAACGCCGGCTATTCCTTCGTGACGTTGCGCGAAGCTGCGGCCGCATTCTCCTAG
- a CDS encoding DoxX family protein: MNNVIAEGVGNHDAAAQSTGQRYLVPVGRVFFSLIFLMSGPNHFSAQAIGYAAAAGVPLASVAVPLSGIIAFVGGLSIALGYKAKWGAWLIALFLVPVTLSLHNFWAFTDPMQQQIHMAMFMKNISMLGTALFITQVGSGPLSLDARKK, translated from the coding sequence ATGAACAACGTCATCGCAGAAGGCGTCGGGAACCACGATGCCGCGGCCCAGAGCACGGGACAGCGCTACCTCGTTCCGGTGGGCCGCGTGTTCTTCTCCCTGATTTTCCTCATGTCGGGCCCGAACCATTTCTCGGCACAGGCCATCGGCTACGCGGCCGCGGCCGGCGTTCCGCTCGCGAGCGTCGCGGTGCCGCTGTCGGGCATCATTGCCTTCGTCGGAGGCCTCAGCATTGCGCTCGGCTACAAGGCCAAGTGGGGCGCGTGGCTGATTGCCCTCTTCCTCGTGCCGGTCACCCTCTCGCTGCACAACTTCTGGGCCTTCACCGACCCGATGCAGCAGCAGATCCACATGGCCATGTTCATGAAGAACATCTCCATGCTCGGCACAGCGCTCTTCATCACGCAGGTCGGCTCCGGGCCGCTCAGCCTAGACGCCCGCAAGAAGTAA
- a CDS encoding LysR substrate-binding domain-containing protein, protein MLDLRAFCLVADLRSLTAASQLLGESKATVSRRIARLEQSLDVSLLRRSPRLVEPTDDGVAYRQRVGQILELLGDANTAVRQSHAAPSGKLRVTAPPEFGSVLAPHIAAFNRRFPEVLLDLVIAQKLLDFESEHLDVAFRVHAKLPDSPLIAHKLFDIEGATVGSPAYFAEMPAPRQPADLTKHRVVLMQYECAQHPLPFQRADGKGPVTDIRLQPSIAASDMNFVKELALAGAGIAVLPINSVRRELEEGTLVWVLKSYRLFGAAIYLMHQGGRFLPPKVRAFRDFVLDAFAAKGRRVNGR, encoded by the coding sequence GTGTTGGACCTGCGCGCCTTCTGCCTGGTGGCGGATCTGCGCTCGCTCACGGCGGCGTCGCAGCTTCTCGGCGAGAGCAAAGCCACGGTGAGCCGGCGCATTGCGCGCCTCGAGCAATCGCTCGACGTGTCGCTCTTGCGCCGAAGCCCGCGCCTGGTGGAGCCCACGGACGATGGTGTGGCCTACCGCCAGCGCGTGGGGCAGATCCTCGAGCTGCTCGGTGACGCCAACACAGCCGTGCGTCAGTCGCACGCGGCGCCGAGCGGCAAGCTGCGGGTCACGGCGCCGCCCGAATTCGGCAGCGTGCTCGCTCCCCATATTGCAGCATTCAATCGGCGGTTTCCCGAGGTGCTTCTCGATTTGGTCATCGCCCAGAAGCTTCTCGATTTCGAGAGCGAACACCTCGATGTTGCATTTCGCGTGCATGCGAAGCTGCCCGACTCGCCGCTCATCGCGCACAAGCTGTTCGACATCGAGGGTGCCACCGTGGGCTCGCCGGCCTATTTCGCCGAGATGCCTGCCCCCCGGCAGCCCGCCGATCTGACCAAGCACCGCGTCGTTTTGATGCAGTACGAGTGCGCGCAGCATCCCTTGCCGTTTCAACGGGCAGACGGCAAAGGGCCCGTCACGGACATTCGTTTGCAGCCGAGCATTGCGGCCTCCGACATGAACTTCGTCAAGGAGCTCGCGCTCGCCGGTGCCGGGATCGCCGTGTTGCCGATCAACTCCGTGCGGCGTGAGCTCGAGGAGGGCACGCTCGTCTGGGTGCTCAAGTCGTACCGCCTCTTCGGCGCGGCCATCTACCTCATGCACCAAGGCGGGCGTTTCCTACCGCCCAAGGTGCGCGCCTTCCGCGACTTCGTGCTCGACGCCTTCGCCGCCAAAGGCCGCCGCGTCAATGGCCGCTAG